From one Thermatribacter velox genomic stretch:
- a CDS encoding sugar ABC transporter substrate-binding protein produces MRKSLFFLVMVVVVTTLLISGVSYAAKYRFTFISHAGEENPFWAAVYRGASDAAKLLNVDFVFVRPKTEGDLATQLSQFKAALAEKPDGIITTIPHPTMFDEVIQQAIDMGIPVICSNTDDPEGAKGNARLSYIGQDLVQAGYFLAQKLTEDLPKDQKFHFLISIGGPGLVWAEQRAKGITQYFDEVGYTYERLDTTMQMDVAQSRIQAYLQSHPETKGVICVEYNHAPAAKAARNLGYKPGELLIGGFDLVPEVLEEIKSGYIKLTIDQQPYLQGYLPIVQLYLMKEFALSAWDVNTGNAVVDASNVDKVIELSKQRVR; encoded by the coding sequence ATGAGAAAATCCTTGTTTTTTCTGGTAATGGTTGTTGTGGTAACAACTTTGCTGATAAGTGGTGTTTCCTATGCAGCAAAATATCGTTTTACTTTCATTTCACACGCCGGAGAAGAGAATCCTTTCTGGGCGGCTGTGTACAGAGGAGCAAGTGATGCTGCCAAGCTCCTTAACGTAGATTTTGTATTTGTAAGACCCAAAACTGAAGGAGATTTGGCTACTCAGCTCAGCCAGTTTAAAGCTGCACTGGCTGAAAAGCCTGACGGCATTATCACCACCATTCCTCATCCAACCATGTTTGATGAAGTAATCCAACAGGCAATAGATATGGGCATACCAGTAATCTGTTCTAATACTGATGACCCCGAAGGAGCCAAAGGAAACGCAAGACTATCTTACATTGGTCAGGACCTGGTACAAGCAGGATATTTCCTGGCGCAAAAATTAACCGAAGACTTGCCCAAAGACCAAAAATTTCACTTCCTTATCAGTATAGGTGGTCCTGGTCTGGTATGGGCCGAGCAAAGAGCCAAAGGCATTACGCAGTACTTTGACGAAGTTGGTTATACTTATGAGCGTCTTGACACCACCATGCAGATGGATGTTGCTCAATCCAGAATTCAAGCTTATCTGCAGTCTCATCCTGAAACCAAAGGGGTAATATGCGTAGAGTACAACCACGCTCCTGCCGCCAAGGCTGCCCGCAATTTGGGTTATAAGCCTGGCGAGCTGTTGATTGGTGGTTTTGACCTGGTACCCGAAGTACTCGAAGAAATTAAGTCAGGATATATCAAGCTAACCATCGACCAGCAACCCTACCTACAGGGCTACCTACCCATAGTTCAACTCTACCTCATGAAGGAGTTTGCCCTGAGCGCCTGGGACGTAAACACTGGCAATGCAGTAGTTGACGCATCCAACGTGGACAAGGTCATCGAACTATCCAAACAAAGAGTGCGCTAA
- a CDS encoding alpha/beta hydrolase, which yields MSKLKNVLYMICGFMPRFGGCQNLVTLLRETKNYKLYRLQAVEVPALLLEPSAPPPYPAILFLHYYRGSKDNLRVLANEIGKAGFLALAIDMEYHGDRAREGKDVFSPDIHDDRLAFERTVQDGLRALYFLENHPYVKKDQLFLWGVSLGSIIGTLIAGRHQQLRGVFLVVGGGNLSRLLKESMLDSLVELRYHLLKRGIAVPEALKGWEALDPLYHVGSLDWSTPLFMYNGTKDDIVPPLCTLELFETVSSFKKIRWFPTGHGLLFERSFGVPQLVLEEMKSLL from the coding sequence TTGTCGAAATTAAAAAACGTTTTGTACATGATTTGTGGCTTTATGCCGAGGTTTGGGGGTTGCCAGAATTTGGTTACGCTCTTGCGAGAAACCAAAAATTACAAACTTTACCGCTTACAAGCCGTTGAGGTTCCTGCTTTGCTTTTGGAGCCCAGCGCCCCACCTCCTTATCCGGCTATTTTGTTCCTTCATTATTATCGAGGAAGTAAGGATAATCTCCGTGTGCTCGCCAATGAGATTGGCAAAGCGGGGTTCCTGGCTCTGGCAATCGATATGGAATATCATGGCGATAGAGCGCGGGAAGGAAAAGATGTTTTTTCTCCTGATATCCATGATGATCGACTGGCTTTTGAGAGAACCGTACAGGATGGGCTGCGAGCTCTTTACTTTTTGGAAAACCATCCTTACGTGAAGAAGGACCAACTTTTTCTCTGGGGAGTCAGCCTGGGTAGTATAATAGGCACTTTAATAGCTGGTAGGCATCAGCAGCTCAGGGGGGTTTTCCTGGTGGTTGGTGGAGGGAACCTTTCCAGACTACTCAAAGAAAGTATGCTGGATTCTCTGGTTGAGCTTCGCTACCATCTCTTGAAGCGGGGGATAGCTGTTCCTGAAGCGCTTAAAGGCTGGGAAGCTCTGGATCCCCTTTATCACGTTGGTTCTTTAGACTGGAGTACACCTCTTTTTATGTACAATGGAACGAAGGATGACATCGTGCCACCTCTTTGTACGCTGGAACTTTTTGAGACTGTTTCTTCTTTTAAAAAAATTCGCTGGTTTCCAACCGGTCACGGTCTACTTTTTGAGCGTAGCTTTGGTGTGCCTCAATTAGTGCTTGAAGAAATGAAGTCGTTGCTTTAG
- a CDS encoding secondary thiamine-phosphate synthase enzyme YjbQ → MRSYRKELWFCTQKRREFINITPLLEECVRESGIQDGLLLCNAMHITASVFINDDEEGLHEDFERWLEKLAPEKPYHQYKHNVGEDNADAHLKRTIMGREVVIAVTDGKLDLGPWEQVFYGEFDGRRRKRVLVKIIGE, encoded by the coding sequence GTGAGGAGCTATCGGAAAGAATTGTGGTTTTGTACTCAGAAACGCAGGGAGTTTATAAACATTACTCCCTTACTTGAAGAGTGTGTACGCGAAAGTGGCATTCAGGATGGGCTTTTACTGTGCAACGCTATGCACATTACAGCCAGCGTCTTTATAAATGACGACGAAGAAGGCCTACATGAAGATTTTGAACGTTGGCTCGAAAAATTAGCTCCGGAAAAGCCCTATCACCAGTACAAACACAATGTAGGCGAAGATAACGCAGACGCACACCTCAAAAGAACCATAATGGGCCGAGAGGTGGTTATAGCAGTGACTGATGGCAAATTAGACCTCGGTCCCTGGGAACAGGTTTTCTACGGAGAATTTGATGGCAGGCGCAGAAAAAGGGTGCTGGTGAAAATCATCGGGGAGTGA